A window of the Henckelia pumila isolate YLH828 chromosome 3, ASM3356847v2, whole genome shotgun sequence genome harbors these coding sequences:
- the LOC140891067 gene encoding protein LNK1-like isoform X1, translated as MKLEQGLWSSPPNVAFPSSSDCSSVKEVSSFPSENSRESGFKTHNTDPNGGENYEKKATIFSDESNAADTYSFSDDLGDITQTSNDIDLFENSKEKDPGYFLYDGWPEIGSFDDVDRMFRSSNSTFGLGANKEGELNWLSSADDIEGTGDMLKSDFRFPLPESYAGKYLLQNDHPTENYYVDDPSTTCAPILLRDSSWPVDKYDSSLAKRPAMAESQEELIPEEEMDEHRKQSKNQIQSDGNRKTHYDRSFNFNCLDSDNDHFPDQTTVNSMTYSMKFQAKNVLKPSPGESSHASSQLQFPEGFHHSYLVSAIEGNENRENLQYHQGSQQPLNRNLGNTHMTLQPSTCNTDSVGKLHFSGGEFESQCGIDSINLVIPAELGSSNVLESSTKNSCLDALSLEAASFLQLQIVMEQLDLRTKLCIRDSLYRLARRAERRHNHAKGDACGDERDASGAFMADRINNHTGSMDMETETNPIDRSIAHLLFHRPSDTYAVSANDSLSFRSPRMVHGSTTTIMVDNPFCGEENSAEIDEGSSNR; from the exons ATGAAGTTGGAACAAGGTTTATGGTCCTCCCCACCAAATGTTGCTTTCCCGTCTTCATCTGATTGTAGCTCGGTAAAAGAAGTATCAAGTTTCCCTTCTGAAAACTCCAGGGAATCTGGGTTCAAAACTCATAATACAGACCCCAACGGTGGAGAGAACTATGAGAAGAAAGCTACCATTTTCAGTGATGAGAGCAATGCAGCAGATACCTACTCTTTTAGTGATGATCTTGGTGACATAACTCAAACAAGCAACGATATAGATTTGTTCGAGAACTCCAAGGAAAAAGATCCTGGTTATTTTTTATATGATGGTTGGCCTGAAATAGGAAGCTTTGACGATGTTGACAGGATGTTTAG GAGTTCTAATTCAACGTTTGGACTTGGGGCCAATAAGGAAGGCGAGTTGAACTGGTTGTCTTCAGCAGATGATATAGAAGGAACTGGAGATATGCTGAAGTCAGATTTTAGGTTTCCATTGCCTGAGTCGTATGCAGGGAAATATCTTTTGCAAAATGATCATCCCACAGAGAATTACTATGTCGATGATCCTTCCACGACCTGTGCACCTATTTTGTTGAGAGACAGTTCTTGGCCTGTGGACAAGTATGATTCTTCTCTGGCGAAAAGACCTGCTATGGCTGAAAGCCAAGAAGAGCTCATCCCTGAAGAAGAG ATGGATGAGCATAGAAAGCAATCGAAGAACCAGATCCAGTCTGATGGAAACAGAAAAACTCATTACGATAGAAGTTTCAATTTCAATTGTCTTG ATTCAGATAATGACCATTTTCCAGATCAAACCACGGTAAATTCAATGACCTATTCGATGAAATTCCAGGCTAAGAATGTGTTAAAACCTTCACCTGGGGAGTCATCCCATGCTTCAAGTCAATTGCAATTCCCGGAGGGTTTTCACCATTCATACCTGGTGTCTGCTATTGAAGGGAATGAAAACAGAGAAAATCTACAATATCATCAAGGAAGTCAACAACCCCTGAACAGAAATCTTGGAAATACACACATGACTTTGCAGCCCTCTACATGTAATACTGATTCAGTAGGAAAATTACACTTTTCTGGAGGTGAATTTGAGAGTCAGTGTGGTATCGACAGCATTAACTTGGTAATTCCCGCAGAGTTAGGCTCCTCAAATGTGCTTGAAAGCTCGACGAAAAATTCTTGTCTGGATGCTCTTTCACTTGAAGCAGCTAGTTTTCTCCAGCTTCAGATTGTAATGGAACAG TTGGATTTGAGAACCAAGCTTTGCATAAGGGATAGCTTGTATCGTTTGGCTCGAAGAGCTGAGCGGAGGCATAACCATGCAAAAGGAGATGCTTGTGGAGATGAGAGAGATGCTAGTGGAGCATTCATGGCTGATCGAATCAATAA CCATACTGGAAGCATGGACATGGAGACTGAAACGAATCCCATTGACCGCTCCATTGCACACTTACTCTTCCACAGGCCCTCAGACACATATGCAGTGTCTGCAAATGATTCTTTGTCATTCAGATCACCAAGAATG GTTCACGGTTCCACCACAACTATAATGGTTGATAACCCGTTTTGTGGTGAAGAAAATTCTGCTGAGATAGATGAAGGCAGCTCTAATCGATGA
- the LOC140891067 gene encoding protein LNK1-like isoform X2, producing MKLEQGLWSSPPNVAFPSSSDCSSVKEVSSFPSENSRESGFKTHNTDPNGGENYEKKATIFSDESNAADTYSFSDDLGDITQTSNDIDLFENSKEKDPGYFLYDGWPEIGSFDDVDRMFRSSNSTFGLGANKEGELNWLSSADDIEGTGDMLKSDFRFPLPESYAGKYLLQNDHPTENYYVDDPSTTCAPILLRDSSWPVDKYDSSLAKRPAMAESQEELIPEEEMDEHRKQSKNQIQSDGNRKTHYDRSFNFNCLDNDHFPDQTTVNSMTYSMKFQAKNVLKPSPGESSHASSQLQFPEGFHHSYLVSAIEGNENRENLQYHQGSQQPLNRNLGNTHMTLQPSTCNTDSVGKLHFSGGEFESQCGIDSINLVIPAELGSSNVLESSTKNSCLDALSLEAASFLQLQIVMEQLDLRTKLCIRDSLYRLARRAERRHNHAKGDACGDERDASGAFMADRINNHTGSMDMETETNPIDRSIAHLLFHRPSDTYAVSANDSLSFRSPRMVHGSTTTIMVDNPFCGEENSAEIDEGSSNR from the exons ATGAAGTTGGAACAAGGTTTATGGTCCTCCCCACCAAATGTTGCTTTCCCGTCTTCATCTGATTGTAGCTCGGTAAAAGAAGTATCAAGTTTCCCTTCTGAAAACTCCAGGGAATCTGGGTTCAAAACTCATAATACAGACCCCAACGGTGGAGAGAACTATGAGAAGAAAGCTACCATTTTCAGTGATGAGAGCAATGCAGCAGATACCTACTCTTTTAGTGATGATCTTGGTGACATAACTCAAACAAGCAACGATATAGATTTGTTCGAGAACTCCAAGGAAAAAGATCCTGGTTATTTTTTATATGATGGTTGGCCTGAAATAGGAAGCTTTGACGATGTTGACAGGATGTTTAG GAGTTCTAATTCAACGTTTGGACTTGGGGCCAATAAGGAAGGCGAGTTGAACTGGTTGTCTTCAGCAGATGATATAGAAGGAACTGGAGATATGCTGAAGTCAGATTTTAGGTTTCCATTGCCTGAGTCGTATGCAGGGAAATATCTTTTGCAAAATGATCATCCCACAGAGAATTACTATGTCGATGATCCTTCCACGACCTGTGCACCTATTTTGTTGAGAGACAGTTCTTGGCCTGTGGACAAGTATGATTCTTCTCTGGCGAAAAGACCTGCTATGGCTGAAAGCCAAGAAGAGCTCATCCCTGAAGAAGAG ATGGATGAGCATAGAAAGCAATCGAAGAACCAGATCCAGTCTGATGGAAACAGAAAAACTCATTACGATAGAAGTTTCAATTTCAATTGTCTTG ATAATGACCATTTTCCAGATCAAACCACGGTAAATTCAATGACCTATTCGATGAAATTCCAGGCTAAGAATGTGTTAAAACCTTCACCTGGGGAGTCATCCCATGCTTCAAGTCAATTGCAATTCCCGGAGGGTTTTCACCATTCATACCTGGTGTCTGCTATTGAAGGGAATGAAAACAGAGAAAATCTACAATATCATCAAGGAAGTCAACAACCCCTGAACAGAAATCTTGGAAATACACACATGACTTTGCAGCCCTCTACATGTAATACTGATTCAGTAGGAAAATTACACTTTTCTGGAGGTGAATTTGAGAGTCAGTGTGGTATCGACAGCATTAACTTGGTAATTCCCGCAGAGTTAGGCTCCTCAAATGTGCTTGAAAGCTCGACGAAAAATTCTTGTCTGGATGCTCTTTCACTTGAAGCAGCTAGTTTTCTCCAGCTTCAGATTGTAATGGAACAG TTGGATTTGAGAACCAAGCTTTGCATAAGGGATAGCTTGTATCGTTTGGCTCGAAGAGCTGAGCGGAGGCATAACCATGCAAAAGGAGATGCTTGTGGAGATGAGAGAGATGCTAGTGGAGCATTCATGGCTGATCGAATCAATAA CCATACTGGAAGCATGGACATGGAGACTGAAACGAATCCCATTGACCGCTCCATTGCACACTTACTCTTCCACAGGCCCTCAGACACATATGCAGTGTCTGCAAATGATTCTTTGTCATTCAGATCACCAAGAATG GTTCACGGTTCCACCACAACTATAATGGTTGATAACCCGTTTTGTGGTGAAGAAAATTCTGCTGAGATAGATGAAGGCAGCTCTAATCGATGA
- the LOC140887724 gene encoding uncharacterized protein, whose amino-acid sequence MERSEPALVPEWLKNTGNLTSGNTTAHSGDLTAVKFARNKSFVNGSGHDLGRSSNSSYFHRSSNSNSSGHPRSYNSFGRNQRDKDWEKDTYDSRGKEKSSLGERQYQDFSALSIKCERDGFRHSQSMSSGKHGDTWHKKVPNDVSNSRGYSNNGVLTKSGPVSTEKKATFERDFPSLGSEERSVPPEVGRVPSPGVSTAIQSLPISSATIRGDKWTSALAEVPMLVGSNGTSLPSVQQASASLVSVSSGSCISLNMAEAVAQGPHRSQSTSQISVGTQRLEELAIKQSRQLIPVTPSMPKIAVSASERHKNKAGQQQYSVSSSLPSSNSPRTGPTKDDLSKASNVGKLHVLKPARERNGVTPIVKENTSPTNGMKAASSTSTVFAAVSGSASAVTRSPPNNPVAPSADRKPVLTVLEKLPTSQARSRKDFFNLMKMKSMTNSSSVADSPTTNSSSVLDTCTAVSPSSSDKLAQTEVITAPSTPLACDAPLNLSLGNNNHLSREMDELTCNGDACDNPDPLVPEEEAAFLRSLGWEENSDEGGLTEEEINSFYKDVTKHTNSKPILNHLRVQPKFLSPFDSQVGGFGGISSEREA is encoded by the exons ATGGAAAGAAGTGAGCCTGCGTTAGTACCAGAATGGTTGAAAAATACTGGAAATCTGACCAGTGGAAACACTACAGCACATTcag GCGATCTCACTGCCGTAAAGTTTGCGAGAAATAAATCATTTGTTAATGGTAGCGGTCACGATTTGGGACGATCATCTAATTCTTCATATTTTCACCGGAGTTCCAACAGTAACAGCTCTGGTCATCCGAGGTCTTATAATAGTTTTGGTAGAAACCAACGTGATAAGGACTGGGAGAAGGATACTTATGATTCTCGTGGCAAAGAAAAGTCCTCTCTGGGAGAACGCCAATACCAGGATTTTTCAGCCTTGTCAATTAAATGTGAAAGGGATGGGTTTAGGCATTCCCAGTCCATGAGTTCTGGGAAACATGGAGACACGTGGCATAAGAAAGTACCAAATGACGTGAGCAACTCTCGTGGGTATAGCAATAATGGCGTGCTTACTAAGAGTGGTCCTGTTAGCACGGAGAAAAAAGCTACTTTTGAGAGAGATTTTCCTTCTCTAGGATCGGAGGAAAGATCAGTGCCACCTGAGGTCGGAAGAGTCCCATCTCCTGGAGTAAGTACGGCCATTCAGAGCTTACCCATTTCTTCTGCAACTATACGTGGTGATAAATGGACATCAGCTTTAGCAGAGGTTCCTATGTTAGTTGGAAGTAATGGAACCAGCCTGCCGTCAGTGCAACAAGCTTCTGCAAGTCTAGTATCTGTATCCTCAGGCTCATGCATCAGCCTCAACATGGCGGAAGCTGTAGCTCAGGGTCCCCACCGTTCTCAGAGTACTTCCCAG ATATCTGTTGGAACTCAGAGACTTGAAGAACTGGCAATTAAACAATCCAGGCAACTAATTCCCGTGACACCTTCAATGCCCAAAATTGCG GTTTCTGCGTCAGAGAGACACAAAAATAAGGCGGGCCAACAGCAGTATTCTGTTTCATCTTCACTTCCTTCTAGTAACTCTCCACGAACTGGGCCTACGAAGGATGATCTTTCAAAGGCATCGAATGTGGGAAAACTCCATGTTCTGAAACCTGCGAGAGAAAGGAATGGCGTCACTCCTATTGTGAAGGAAAACACAAGCCCCACCAACGGCATGAAAGCAGCAAGTTCTACTTCTACAGTATTTGCTGCCGTGTCAGGTTCTGCATCTGCAGTGACTAGGAGCCCGCCAAACAATCCAGTCGCTCCTAGTGCTGATCGTAAGCCTGTGTTGACTGTGCTGGAGAAGCTACCCACCTCTCAAGCTCGAAGCCGAAAAGATTTTTTCAATCTTATGAAAATGAAATCTATGACAAACTCCTCTTCTGTTGCTGATTCTCCGACAACAAACTCCTCATCTGTCCTGGATACTTGCACTGCTGTCTCACCATCATCTTCAGATAAGCTCGCTCAGACAGAGGTTATAACTGCTCCCAGTACACCTCTGGCGTGTGATGCCCCATTAAATTTAAGCCTTGGCAACAATAACCATTTGTCTCGGGAGATGGATGAATTAACTTGCAACGGTGATGCTTGTGACAACCCTGATCCTTTAGTGCCGGAGGAGGAGGCCGCTTTTCTACGCTCTTTGGGATGGGAGGAGAATTCTGATGAGGGTGGTCTTACTGAAGAGGAAATCAATTCATTCTACAAGGACGTAACTAAG CACACCAATTCAAAACCGATCCTGAATCATTTACGGGTACAGCCAAAATTCCTATCCCCATTTGACTCACAAGTTGGTGGCTTTGGTGGAATTTCTTCGGAACGGGAAGCTTGA